The nucleotide window AGGGCCAGCACCCTCCCTTGTAGGAGCTTGCCTGCAAGCGATCCGAGCCTTGGCGAGGTATGGATTCCAGAAGCGAGTGACGAGTAACGAGTTTCGAAAATCCAAAAACCGGTGGCCAGATTTGGGGTTGAGGTTTGCCTTTCGAAACTCGCTTCTCGTAACTCGAAACTCATTACCTCGCCGAGGCTCGGATCGCTTGCAGGCAAGCTCCTACGGGAGCTCCGATTCAGCCTGCCTTTTCTTCCGCCGCTTCCTCCGGCAACCCCAGCAACAACGATGTGGTCACTTCGGCCCCGCGATAACGGGCACGCATTTCTTCCAGGTGTTCGCGGGCTTCGCCGGTGAGGAAGGGCTCTTCCAGGCAGATCATCTGGTAGATGCCATGGCGCATGAGACGCTCATCCAGCGCTTCATCACCGGCCGCGTCCGGGCGCAAGCCATGTACCAGGGACGCCCAGGAGGACATGATGATCCAGGTATTCACCATCAACCCCTGAAGCTGTTCGTCGTCCACCTTGATGATGCCGCTGTCGCGCAAGGCACCAAAGATCAACGCCCCGCGTTCGGTCACCGCCTGAACAAAATTCCGGTAGCTCTGCGCCAGTTCCGGATCCGCATGCAGCAGGTGCGACAGGTCGCGATGGAAAAAACGAAATTGCCACATGGAGGCCAGCAGGCTTTCAAAGTAGTACACCTTCACCCGCCAGTTCATGGCTTCCTGGGGTGCTTCCAGGGACCCCAGCAACTGGGCCTGATAACGATCGAACAGGGCCGACACAATCATGCCCTTGTTGCGATAGTGGTAATACAGATTACCGGGGCTGATTCCCAACGCCTCGGCAATGTGATTGGTGGTCACATTGCGTTCGCCCTGCCGGTTGAACAGGGCCAGGCTGGTATCGAGTATTCTCTGTTTTGTGCTGGTCATTTCGGGCCAACTGTTGTGATTTTGATACGTTGAGTTGACTCCTAGAGTAATTACTCTAAAAATCCTCATCAAGGCTAAATTACAAGCGGGCTGTTCTCGGCCCGGCCGCCTATCTTACATAACAAACATACTCGGGAGGCGAAGACCATGGTCGCCGAAGTGAAAGAGCTACATCAGAGCAACACCGACATCGAGCGCATGAAGCGCGTATTTGCTGCCCAGAAGGCTGCGTTCCGCCAGCACCCCTATCCGACAGCCGAACAGCGTATCGAGCTGATCAACCGGATTCGCCCGCTGCTGGCCAACCACGCCGACGACTGGGTCCAGGCGATCAACGAGGACTTTACCAACCGTGCAGCCGATGAAACCCGGCTGGCAGAAATCCTCATCACCCTTGAAGGCCTCAAGTACACCACCCGCAAACTGCGCAAGTGGATGAAGCCCAGCAAGCGTAGCGTCAGTGCACTGAGCTGGCCCGGCAAGACCTGGGTGGAATACCAGCCGCTGGGCGTCGTCGGGGTGATCGTGCCCTGGAACTACCCGATTCAGCTGGCCGTGGTGCCCATCATTACCGCCCTGGCCGCCGGTAACCGGGTGATGGTGAAGATGAGCGAAGCGACCCCGAAAGCGGGCGCACTGCTGGAAAAACTGATCGGCGAATCTTTCCCGGAAGACCAGGTCGCCATCTTCAACGGCGAGGTGGAAGTGGGCCAGGCCTTCTCCCAGCTGCCGTTTGATCATCTGATGTTCACCGGCTCCACTGCGGTAGGCCGCCATATCATGCGCGCTGCTGCCGAGAACCTGACTCCGGTCACCCTGGAGCTGGGCGGCAAGAGCCCCTGCATCATTGGGCAGGACTTCCCCATGAAGGACGCCTGCGAGCGGATAGCCTTCGGCAAGTGCCTGAACTCCGGCCAGACCTGTGTGGCCCCGGACTATATTCTCTGCCCGGAAAATCGCGTGCAGGAATTCGTGGACGCCTGGAAAGCCCAGGTGACCCAGTCTTACCCGACCATGCTCGACAACCCGGACTTCACGTCCATCGTTAACGGTCGTCAGCAGCAGCGCCTGCTCGGCTACCTGAAGGATGCCCGCGAGAAGGGTGCCGAGGTCATTGAAATCAACCCGGCCAACGAAGACTTCAGCAACAGCCAGAAGATTCCGCATACCCTGGTGCTGAACGTGACCGAGGAGATGCAGATCGCCAAGGACGAAATCTTTGGCCCGCTGATGATCGTGGTGCCCTACAAGACCCTGGACGATGCCATCAACTACGTGAATGACCGCCCCCGTCCGCTGGCCCTGTATTACTTCGACTGGAACAGCGCCAACGGCGACTATGTGCTGAAGAACACCCACTCCGGCGGTGTGTGTATCAACGACACCATCTCCCATGTGGGCGTGGATGACATCCCCTTCGGCGGTGTTGGCGATTCCGGCATGGGCGCCTACCACGGCCCGGAAGGTTTCAAGACCTTCTCCAAGGCCAAGGGCATTTACAAGAAAGGCAAATTCAACGCCACCCGCTTCATCCTGCCGCCCTATGGTCGCGGCATGCACAAGCTGATTCAAAAACACATGATCAAGTAAGCACCACCCGGCCTCACCACAGCCCGTTTACAAAGACGGGCTTGTGGTCGGCCTTTACCTGCTCAATGCTTGCAGCAGGCTAGTCAGAACAAGAATAGGAACCTTTATGGACCAGGGAATTAACCGCCGCGGCTTTCTCAAGCTGGGCACGGCCGGTGCTGCCTTGTTGGCAACCGGTTCCGGTGTCGCACTGCTTTCCGGATGTTCCAGCAATGATGGCCCCGCCCAGGGTTATCGTCATTTCCGCCAACAGGACGTGGATCTGTTGACCCCATTGGTGGGAGCGGTGCTTGGCCCCGCCTTGGCTGCTGCTGGCGCCACCGCTGCCGACGGCATGAAAGCCTATGACGACCTGCTCGAAGGGGCCATGCCCGGCACCCGCGATACCCTCTTTCAATTACTTGATCTGATGCAGCTGGGTGCCGCCCGCTGGTTCCTCACCGGTACCTGGGCACACTTTGCAGAGCAAAGCGAAGAGCAACTGCTGCAAACCCTGGATGCCTGGGCGGCCAAGAGCAACAGCATTGCCCGCATGGCGATCAAGGGGCTCACCCAACCCATGTTCATGGCCTGGTATGTCAAACCGGCCGCCGCCAGTACCACAGGCTACCCTGGCCCACCGGCCAAAGTGCTCGCCTGATCCGCTGACGCGCCCGCACACAAGAACAAGGAATCGACATGCAGGACCTGACAACACTCCAGATCAAGGTACAAGACCCGTGGAAAAACCCGGCCGAAAACGGCTGGAACGTGATCGACGGGCGCACCATTACCGACAACCGCACCCTGGAAGCTGACGTCATTATCGTTGGCAGTGGTGCTGGCGGCGGTGTCAGCGCCGAAATTCTCAGCCAGCGCGGCCTCAAGGTCATCGTGCTGGAAGCAGCCAAGCTGAAAACCTCCGACCAGTTCGACATGGACGAAGGCGCGGCCTACCGCGACCTCTATCAGGAAGGAGCCATGCGTGCCACCAAGGACGCCGGCATGACCATTCTCCAGGGCCGTGCCGTTGGCGGCACCACCGTGGTGAACTGGACCAGCTCCTTCCGTACCCCCGATGAGACCCTGAACTTCTGGCGTGACCAGTTTGCGGTGGAAGGTCTCAGCCGTGAAGAATTGAACCCCTGGTTCGACATCATGGAAAAGCGCCTCGACATCGAGAAATGGCTGATGCCCCCCAATGCCAACAACGATGTGCTCAAACGCGGCTGTGACTCCCTGGGCTGGCACGCCGATGTCATCCCCCGTAACGTGAGTGGCTGCTGGAATATTGGTTATTGCGGCATGGGCTGCCCCACCAATGCCAAGAAATCCATGCTGGTCACCACACTACCCGGTGCCCTGAGCAGCGGCGCGACCCTGATCCACAGTGCCCAGGCCGACACCCTGATCATTGAGGGCGATACCGTCACTGGCGTCAACGTGCGTCCGCTCAAGGATGACAAGACCCCCACCGGCGCCAAACTGACGCTCAAAGCCCGCGTGGTGGTCACCTCGGGCGGCAGCATGCAGAGCCCGGCCCTGCTGATGCGTTCCGGCGCCCCGGATCCCCACGGCCTGGTCGGTACCCGCACCTTCCTGCACCCCACCAACTTCGCCTACGGCATCTATGACAAGGAAATCGCCCCCTACTACGGCGCGCCTCAGTCCATGTACTCCGACGAATTCGTGTTCAAGCGCGGCGTGGATGGCCCTGCTGGCTTCAAGCTGGAAATGATGCCCATGCACCCCGGCCTGAACACCGCCCTGGTGGGTGGCTACGGGCAAAGCGCGTTTGATGACGCCAGACTGCTACCGAACCTGGCCGCCTCCATTGCCCTGCTGCGCGATGGCTTCCACGAAGACAGCGTGGGTGGCACGGTGGAACTGCGCGACAACGGCGAGCCGCTGCTGGATTACCCGGTCAACGAGTACCTGCTCGAAGGCACCAAGCAGGCTCACCTGAGCATGCTGGAAATGCAGTTTGCTGCTGGCGCAAAGAGAGTGCGCCCTGGCCATGCCCATGCGCCCTATTACAAGAACTGGAAAGAAGCCCGGGTCGGCATCGAGAACCTGGAGTACGCACCGACCATCACCGGTCTCGGCAGTGCCCATGTGATGGGTGGCCTGACCATGGGTCAGGACGACCAGCGCTGCACCGTCAACAGCGACGGCAGCTACAAGCACCTCAATGGTCTTTATGTCATCGATGGCTCTGTGTTCCCCACCAGCCTCGGGGTCAACCCGCAGCTGACCATCTACGGCATGAGCGCCCGCAATGCCACCGCCCTGGCGGATTCCCTCACCGCCTGATCGGCCCGGCTGTCTGCCTTCGGGCAGGCAGCCCTTACTCCCTCCCCTGAAACAGCACAACGCCGCTGGCTACCACCAGGCCTTGATGGCCGCCCAGATCAGGCAGCCCATGGCCACGGGCGCAGTCAACAGCACCAGCCAATAGCACATGAAGAGGGTGTAAAGCAGGCCGCTGATATCCACGCCAAGCAACAGGCAAGGTTCTGCACTACCGGCATCCAGCCGGGTTCCTTTCAGCGCGGCAATACCGCTGCCCAACAGACTGAGCCCAAACGGCACCGCCACCAGCAACACGCCGGTGAGCGCCCATTGAACTGGCGACATGGCAAGCTCCTTCCCCCTGACAAAGGCAGGATAGTAGCAAAGGGGAAAACAACACATTGCGACTTAGTGCAAATTGCCCGCTGGGGGCGGGCTCTGTGTTCTTGAGGACAGATCTGCTGCAGCAACCTTTTCGAGGTTTTCTGGCGCTCAACAGCCCTCCACAGGCTCAATTTGCACCAGAAACTCGCCGGCCCAGAACACACCTTGCACGGTTAAGCCAGCGACACACAGTATCACCAGCAGGAACAGCACAGGCCGAACCCGTGCACGACGACCGTAAACGTAGCGGGTGGGCTTGAGCACTTTTTCGTTCGGCAGCGGGTGCTGGGCCAGCTGCCACACCCGCAGGCTATGCTTTCCTTCAATGGCCAGAGCGAGCAGAACAAAACTACCAGGCAGGCCCACGAAGATGCCGTAGATCACCAGCTCCATCGCACTGAACGGGCCCAGCTGACGGCAGGGGGCCGTCTCAACGAAGGTTTCAAACCAGGGAAAAAACACCAACTGGGTCACCAGCAACAACGGCAACGCCCAGGCCCCATGAAAGGCCAGCAGCTTGAGCCGCTCATGGCGGGAATACTGTGGTGCCCACTGATCCATCCGGTTCCCCCGAGAAATACTCAGCAAAAGTGTGACAGATTTTTCAGTATTTGTTTGATTGGCCCAGGGTTGTTTTCAGCATTTGGGATCAAGCATCACGCGCCTGGCGTTACTTTTCCCGACGCAGCACAAAGAAGAACGGCTTCTTCATCCCTTTCAAATCCATCACCCCCAGCACTGTGTCTTCATCCACTTTGCGAAACACATCGTTGATCGGCAAGTTGTCGTACACCATGGTGGCCGAAGGCTTGCCCCGGTAGGTGGTCATGCGAAGCCGGGCAGCAGACCGGTTTCCCGCCAACAGCGGAATCAATATCTGGAAGGCCGTGCCGACAGCAGCGGACTTCAGGAACGCCCATTTATCCAGCAGTCCCAGACCCGGCATGGCCAGCAGTGGCTTGACGCTGGCCAGCTCGCCGTTGCGCTTGCGAAACACCAGCGGATGCACATGCTCGGTGGTCTCGAAACGCTTTCCGTGCCAGTGGCAGCGCTCCAGCATGCCGTCCATGGGATGGCCGGTGTCAAACCCTTCACCTTTCCAGGCCCCCAGCATGAAATCGGTTTCCACCGGTTCAAGTGCATCGAAAATGGCCAGGGCATCATCACAGGTGACCTCCCCCTGCGCCTGCGCAGCGGCAAAACTGATTTCCTGCATACCCTGTGTTTCTTTGCTTGAAGCACCCATGCCGAGCTCCTTGAAGGCCAATGATCGAGGCCACAACATTAGTGGGGGTGACTGGCAACCACCAGCGCGAGATCGTGATTGTCTGGCAAGC belongs to Alcanivorax sediminis and includes:
- a CDS encoding TetR/AcrR family transcriptional regulator, with amino-acid sequence MTSTKQRILDTSLALFNRQGERNVTTNHIAEALGISPGNLYYHYRNKGMIVSALFDRYQAQLLGSLEAPQEAMNWRVKVYYFESLLASMWQFRFFHRDLSHLLHADPELAQSYRNFVQAVTERGALIFGALRDSGIIKVDDEQLQGLMVNTWIIMSSWASLVHGLRPDAAGDEALDERLMRHGIYQMICLEEPFLTGEAREHLEEMRARYRGAEVTTSLLLGLPEEAAEEKAG
- a CDS encoding coniferyl aldehyde dehydrogenase; this encodes MVAEVKELHQSNTDIERMKRVFAAQKAAFRQHPYPTAEQRIELINRIRPLLANHADDWVQAINEDFTNRAADETRLAEILITLEGLKYTTRKLRKWMKPSKRSVSALSWPGKTWVEYQPLGVVGVIVPWNYPIQLAVVPIITALAAGNRVMVKMSEATPKAGALLEKLIGESFPEDQVAIFNGEVEVGQAFSQLPFDHLMFTGSTAVGRHIMRAAAENLTPVTLELGGKSPCIIGQDFPMKDACERIAFGKCLNSGQTCVAPDYILCPENRVQEFVDAWKAQVTQSYPTMLDNPDFTSIVNGRQQQRLLGYLKDAREKGAEVIEINPANEDFSNSQKIPHTLVLNVTEEMQIAKDEIFGPLMIVVPYKTLDDAINYVNDRPRPLALYYFDWNSANGDYVLKNTHSGGVCINDTISHVGVDDIPFGGVGDSGMGAYHGPEGFKTFSKAKGIYKKGKFNATRFILPPYGRGMHKLIQKHMIK
- a CDS encoding twin-arginine translocation signal domain-containing protein, whose protein sequence is MDQGINRRGFLKLGTAGAALLATGSGVALLSGCSSNDGPAQGYRHFRQQDVDLLTPLVGAVLGPALAAAGATAADGMKAYDDLLEGAMPGTRDTLFQLLDLMQLGAARWFLTGTWAHFAEQSEEQLLQTLDAWAAKSNSIARMAIKGLTQPMFMAWYVKPAAASTTGYPGPPAKVLA
- a CDS encoding GMC family oxidoreductase produces the protein MQDLTTLQIKVQDPWKNPAENGWNVIDGRTITDNRTLEADVIIVGSGAGGGVSAEILSQRGLKVIVLEAAKLKTSDQFDMDEGAAYRDLYQEGAMRATKDAGMTILQGRAVGGTTVVNWTSSFRTPDETLNFWRDQFAVEGLSREELNPWFDIMEKRLDIEKWLMPPNANNDVLKRGCDSLGWHADVIPRNVSGCWNIGYCGMGCPTNAKKSMLVTTLPGALSSGATLIHSAQADTLIIEGDTVTGVNVRPLKDDKTPTGAKLTLKARVVVTSGGSMQSPALLMRSGAPDPHGLVGTRTFLHPTNFAYGIYDKEIAPYYGAPQSMYSDEFVFKRGVDGPAGFKLEMMPMHPGLNTALVGGYGQSAFDDARLLPNLAASIALLRDGFHEDSVGGTVELRDNGEPLLDYPVNEYLLEGTKQAHLSMLEMQFAAGAKRVRPGHAHAPYYKNWKEARVGIENLEYAPTITGLGSAHVMGGLTMGQDDQRCTVNSDGSYKHLNGLYVIDGSVFPTSLGVNPQLTIYGMSARNATALADSLTA
- a CDS encoding DUF4334 domain-containing protein — translated: MGASSKETQGMQEISFAAAQAQGEVTCDDALAIFDALEPVETDFMLGAWKGEGFDTGHPMDGMLERCHWHGKRFETTEHVHPLVFRKRNGELASVKPLLAMPGLGLLDKWAFLKSAAVGTAFQILIPLLAGNRSAARLRMTTYRGKPSATMVYDNLPINDVFRKVDEDTVLGVMDLKGMKKPFFFVLRREK